A window of Ictalurus punctatus breed USDA103 chromosome 21, Coco_2.0, whole genome shotgun sequence genomic DNA:
atgaacagctggatgattggatggatggatcgatggacGGTtgaatgagtggatggatggatggacggatgaatgggtggatggattgatggatgagtggatggattgctggatgaatggatggatggatgggtggatgagtggatggatgggtgaacagattgttggatggatggttggatgaacagctggatgattggatggatggatggatggactggtggatgagtggatggatggacgggtggatgagtggatggatggatgagtggatggatggacgggtggatgagtggatggatggatggatggatgactggatggatggatgaacagattgttggatggatggttggatgaacagctggatgattggatggatggatggatggacgggtggatgaatggatggatggatggatggaaggaattCAACAGACTGCATCTTATAGTCCAGAGATGCCAGTAGATAATACCTGATTAGATTTATCATTATCTATGATATGTGATTTCATTTGTAGAGAAGTGAAGAATCTTACCCTTTTCGTGTCGTAGGTTTTGAGGTGTATGATGTCGTAATCAGAGAAAGCCCGCCACGTTTCGCTGAACAGGTCTCCGTAACCATAAAAACTCtaaattataacaacaaaaataaataaacaaatacatgaataaataaataaatgaataaagagagagagtgctgaATGCAGGTGATCATTTCTTTAGGCTacttaatttcatttaatgaaACGCACCATCATTTAATCTACTTATTTGCAGTGACTGTAATCAGTAACAATAAATATAGTACAGAAAACTTCTGCTTGATTTCCAGAAGCTCAATGAATTAAATATGgatgtaattaaaaaatatatatatttacataaatgcatccCAAATGTAATCAACCAGACAAGCGCTGTTTGTTGTCTAATGTGTAGCTAACCAGTAAATAAGCTTAAAGCTACGCTAGCAGTTTAGCATCATAaagaaatgtatacatttcacttttcctttaattttcTGCCACTCCTGGTAGCATTATCAGtttagtaatatttttttttttttttagacaggaACCCTTTCCACCTGATTATTCTTCAACCTCTTCCTAGAACAGGGAAAACAATTTCAGGAATGGAAGCCTGGATAAGCACTGTCCATAAATCATACAGTTTTACACCCCGTTTCCTCTTGACCCTTAAAGCGGCTCTAGACGAGGCCGAGATTCAGCAGGAAGCTCAGAAGCAAACACGAAGCTCTGCCTAATGTCTGAACTGCGTCCGAGTCTGGTTTTATACTGAACATGTGTCCATACTTACATACCTGCCTAAATTCAGGGCGTACTTATAAATTCTGGGTTCTTGTTAACGTTCTAACTTTTTTCCTCTTCGCCACCAAACTGCCATAAACACTAATATAGCACACCTTTAAAACATAAACATTCACAAATGGACACGTTAGGATTGAGTTCGTGCAAAAGTTATCACCGTCAAAAGTTGTACGTTTTTAAACACTCGTTTTCTCTTGTTTTAGTGGCATTTAAATCCGTGTtagtgcaaaacaaaaaaggcatcAGATTAAAGGAGAGACATTTAGCAGGTCTTCCATCCGAAGACCCGAACCTTAGCATTTAAGTACATATTAACTGGCCGCCCTCAGAGCCTAATGGGAGTCTAAATAGTGGTTAAACCTGTAGATAAAGACTCTTAAACGGTGCTATAATTAATTATTGGAAATATATACCGTCTGGTCATGCTAGCTCAATTAGAGTGAGAAAATGCTAGCTCAATTAGAGTGAGGTATATGCTTTCTCCAGTTACGTCTGGATTGTctccagtaaaaataaaacgcaCAAATATTTACTTCACGTATCGTTCACAATTCGGCTATAGCTATTTCTCACGTACATTTTCTAATTTTAGAGCGTTTCAAATGAGCCGATTGTTTGAAAACGTTAGAATATAGGGCGTAATGTCTGTTTCTGATACGTTTGacattgtggggacatttggccgGTTCCCATGAGAGGAAAACATGTTTACTGAGTACTCtactttactttcatttactttaccTTTAATTTAATTGACCTTCATCTACTTTAACATTTGGTGTAGCATACCTTTAATCTTCATAAGGatagaaacgtgtgtgtgtgtgtgtgtgtttttaataccGTGTCCCACATGACGATGTTGATGTCTCTGCTGAACGAGTTGTTGAGGTGCTGAGAGATGTACAGGTTGACAAAATCGCAGAAGTGATGGTACATGTTCACACCTGGAAAGTAAACACGGACCTCAAGATCAAAGGTTACTGAAAAACTCAAGCATTATAACATAAATGTTGAAAATCTAAACTCGTGTGTTAAACACAGCGTTTTATTGAATTCGGTCAAGTAAAGGTTTATGTGAAAAGTGCGTTGTAAATGAAACTATAAATCTGTATCGTTTGTGCTTTTTGAGCTGGAACTACTTTTCCTGGGGGAAGCATGAACGGTTTTCCCAAAAATTTACCGGCGTCCTTGTGCGGCGTACGGATACCACGAAACCTTCCGGAAAACGCGAGTTACCGGAGCTACTTCTTACACCAGTGACGGAAAGTCTCACTCTTACACATGCTCTGGTGTAACGGCTGCAGTTTAAAATCCGCGTCATTCTCACACGGTATTTTAAGCGGTAAGCAGACGTCCGCTAGAGATATGGCAGACGGGCATGATGTTGAAAACGTATCTCTTTCAAACATCGTTTCTAATCCAATCATACCAACCTAATCCAATCATACCTACCTGCATCCAGCTTCATGAAGACCGTCGGTCTCTcgatgatgatgtcacagcgCCCGTCGTCAACAGGGTGGAAGTCGAGCTCCGTGTACGTCTGCAGCTCGGCGAACCTGGGGAAAGGTGGTCACGGGTCATCCAAGATGGCTGACTGGGCTAGAACCGAGTAAATGGTAGGTCTTTAATCTACAAAATATTTCTTAAGAGGATAACAGGATAACCGTCGTCCTGTCTGTCTTgatatattcattattttaaattctgAGGCGAGTTATTTTAGTCCTAGTTATTTTTGGTTAATAACTAGGTGGATAGGAGACATCTCTTATGTTTGTTGACCTTAGTGTTAATTTCGCTCAGTCGTTTATTATTTGCATCGCTTTTCTAATAATGTGATATTAGACTTAATTGGATTGTACTGTGTGATATTTACTTGTACGACGATTTGCACACACTTAACGTTATTCACATCTGTGTCTGAATGATTTATACCTGCACAATTATAGAAAAAAATTTTCTCCCCACTGAGAATACGACTTCCACTAACGGTCTAATTTAATCGGGGTTAACTCGGGTTAATCCGGGTCTCGGAGCTCAGCCGCTGGACGTGTTAGCGTGGTAATTTAATTTTGGACAGCGTCATACTAACCAGGACTGCAGGGGGCTCTTGTGCTGCCCTTCTGCCCCCAACGCCCCGCTGTTCAGTCTGCAGCGACCCCCAACCTCACCTTTCTGCAAGAAATCCTCATTATacctgcgcgcgcacacacacacaaacacacacacagagcaagagagagtttttttttatcatactGTAATTGTCTTGTACTATACAATACCCAAATTTAGTAAAAGAGGTGTGGTCTCAGTCTTAGTCTCCtaaagtaggcgtggcctctgtgtctgtcagtctcagtgaaggtggtgtggcttctgtgttgttcagtctcagagaaggaggcgtggcctgagTTAGTCAatcccaatgaaggaggtgtggcctctgagatagtcagtcccaatgaaggaggtgtagcctctgtatctgtcagtcccaatgaaggaggtgtggcctctgcattagtcagtcccaatgaaggaggtgtggcctctgaaTTAACCAATCCCTATGAAGAAGtcaaacttttttaaaattaaaatacaacCTGTCTGCAGAATGCATATGTGTCACATAAAAAAACTCTAAGTAGTActgtgttaaatttttttttttttttaaagccatgaCGTATACAGCAGATCGCGTCAAAATGCACAATGCATTGTCTTCACGAGCTTTACAAACAGATGGACAGCTTTTTCGCACTGTCCGTTTCCTTCTCACCACCTTGTTGACTCTCACCACGGTCACTAACCTCTCATGACCCCTGCGGGGCTTCCGGAGGTCCAGATAGAGGTTGGTGGCTCTGCAGTAGCGCAGGTGGCTCGTGCACTTCAGAGAGGATTCCCCCTGAAACGGCAAAAGAGTGAAGGACACAGAACAGTGTGTCACATTCCAGTTGAACTTCTACCGGTCGTATGAAATAATAGCCGTTTCTTCAGAGCCAAAGAGAAAGGAAACCATAAGAGCACAGAACTGAGAATGAGAGGAAATCTGTTTACGGGAGTTAAAGGCTGGCAGAGAGTCTTCATCTCGCTCAGACGTTCTTTAACGTAGCCGAAGTCGGCCTGCTTCCAGAAGATTTCCTGAGCTGCCTGCAGCGAGCGTGCCCTTcgatccccacacacacacacacacaaagacatagGCATAAGTGATTTAATGCTTGACTACATTACTCCACCAATAAGGACTCATTTTCTTTCCGGAATTAACTTTCTTAAAtgattatttgtgtttttttctagattaaataataattcattagaCTACACAGCTCAAAACCAGGCTGGAAAACGTGAGCCGAGTTTGAACAActgttattgcatcataaaatataagagcCAATCGTGTCCTAATATGCAAATATAAGCCTTGGTTTATCACATGTATAATGTGTGGGTGTTTCCAATTTGAATATTCATATAATCTAGATTTCTGTagtttaatgtcatttttttttgttgaaccACCACGACAAGCACTAATCGATataggaggggaaaaaaacgcaCGGTCTTCAAAACAAGCTCTTTAGTCCTAGACTAAATTCCTTCACCAGGAATGATTATTCTGTTTTATCTCACCATGCCGAGTCCACGCTGGGGCAAATCGGGAAGCTGAACCTGTGCTCGGGAAGGCAGCCCTTCTCGTAACCCCAACACGACTGTGTTTGTGACAGTGCATCCTACAGACAGCACGGAAAACATGCGGTTACAAAGCCTCCAGAGAATGTTCCGTTATTAataatgtgaagaaaaaaagcaggACCGTGGGTGCGTAATGGTTTCATAAAGGAAGTTTTTCGAGGTTACAAGGTTACTTCACAATCGTCACGTTGTGCTCGACTTTAATCGGGATTACCGTCACAGATCAAAACGCAACGATACAGAATTAAAGCAGTTCATTgttccaaataataataataataataataataataataataaaatcatttagaATATTTCTCTATTCCTGGGTTAGATGTGTCAAATTTTAGatgtaatttaaacaaaaatgattattaatgCTGGGCGATATGATGACATAATATTGACATCATGATCAATTATGTCACGATACAcgtttctgagatatcgttggtatcaTGATTACATTTCAATAATTACCATCTACAGAGAGCGGGAGAAACTAATCTTTCCAATTGGACACTTTTGACAGATTTCTTTAGATTTTTTACCTTTATCATCAAACTCAGTTTAGAGGTTCGTAATACAGGATACTGCAGcttattaaagaaaatgtattgaaaaatcaagggaaaaaaatacacacaaaaagagagagagagagaatttcctACTTTAAACGGGCAGAGCGGATCGTCTCCGCAAACTTTGGCCACGTGAGTGTTGCTGTGCAGGAAGTAGGGCACGTGGAGGTCCGGCAGGTTCAGAGAGCTGTAGTTTAGCAGTGGCTGAGGATCACCAATAGCACCAGAGCAAGTGCAGAGAGTGAAGAGCAGAAATAACGGcatagtcacacacacacagctccggTCGTCTGCACCGACTCGCTCTCCTACCTGAGAGaggaacacagagagagagagagagagagagagagagagagagagagagagagagagagagagagagagacaggttagACAGACTACAGGGTCCAACTACTGTGAAGGTCTGAGTCAGGCTGCAGCGTGGGAACCTGTGAATGAACGGATCTAACTCGCTCAGCTCATAACACAGGAAGCATTAGTGACCTTTTTCCTACCATTGTTTATGTCTTCCATGCTGTTTCTCAGGGAAATTcatcaaccaaaaaaaaaaaaaaaacacaagttcTCCAACCAGATGTTCTACATCCCAAACCAAATACTGTTCGACCTTAATAAATATTGTGCTATCAAGTCCAGCAATGTTGCTGAGGTTTTAAATGCTGTGTTCATTCACTGCACGTTTAGACACTCTGACCTTATCAGTCACCAGTTTGAAACGTGTACGAAACACGTTAAATACACTCACCAGTGACTTCATGCAACGCTAATTCATTGGAGAatatcccagagaactcgggccacgaggcgggggacaccctggacggggtgccgacccgtcgcagggcacaatcacacaccttcacacactacggacaattcggAAACACCGATCAGACTACTGTGCACgttatttggactgggggaggaaaccggagtacccggaggaaacccccgaaaaaAAGGGtgaggacatgcaaactccatgcgcacacacaaggcggtggcaggaatcaaaccctcaaccctggaggtgcgaggccaTGTTATATATCATTATTCTACTCACACCGTGTAATTATGGTACATGGATGTGTCAGTAGGTTAAAATCACTGCACTGTCCATTAGGgaagtgttaactttcagttcTATCTTtcagatagaaagacagagcaGTGAAGAAGTTTCACAAGTTCACTCTGCGCTGCTGAAAATTCTCCAAAAGGCTTGGTACATttctaaaatggatcattttcccctcacacacacatgaaagcAGCATGACtgcttattcatttattagttTACTCCAATCACCAATCCAATAACTTGCTTTGTTTACTATCTAGTGATGCTACTACTGCATTAGGGTGTTATTTTGACACCCTACATAGCAGACTAGGGCGTCATTGTGGACGCGGCCAGAGTGATAAAGTCAGTGCACGCGGGCTGGGTTTTAAAACGCCGCCACCATAGTGACGGTTGCCAGTAGCTGCGGCTCTCCACCATAACCGCCTGCTTTCCGGTTGAACTTCCCCCGCCTGGATATTTATAAACTCGAACACAAAAAAAGGTGCTTTGGGATTCTAACTCTGCTTAAAACACCACTAAAGTAGAAAACGTGAATAAATTAACAGGAACGAGCACGACATGAATAGTAACTTACCTATTTGTATCATAGGAAAGTGAAGTAAAGGACGCAGGTCGCCATGATACCGGAAGCAGCCGGCATGCAGGATTAACCACAGGGGGCGCCCGAGAGCTGGCTTTAATATAAACACTAGCGcctttttttatataatcatttattttattttattttattttattttatttaacactttcatgtacagtttttgtttttagagaAATATTAATTGTGAAATCATCTCAAAATCACAAATCACTGTCTCTGGTATATCTTTGCAAACTTTCTACACAAAACCccaaattaaatgtttaaaaaatatattgtgtaCATTAAttaacatctttttttaatctagtttttttttaactgaaaatatattttacctaCAAAACCTGCTAAATTATGCAACAGTCCTAAACCGTGTAAATGTTTATGTCTCATACAAACCATTTCAACAGAAGCaaattttttcttaaaaaaaaaaaaaaaaattaaattcataTGAATTgcagttttaataattaaaataaatctaaagACTCTGGATGCATGAAGgtgtataaataatattaattattattatcatttttaagtgaccaaaaacaaatgaatcaaataTATAACGAGGGCAATAATccttttatttacacatttacacaaaaagTGGATCCTTATCCATGACTATTAACACAGGCCTATGTAAGGGttgaatttaaaatattatatacaaattaaaagaaaaatgggTAGCTGTTATGACGTAGAcggcgtttatttattttgttggcATGGTTTGAGCTCCCTTAGTTCTTCTGTGATGAAACGTTTCTCTCCTGATGGGCGTGGTCACTTCCAAGTGGGCAAGAGGGCTCACCGAACGATTTGATGATGTATCATGATGTAAAGCAGATGCTTTGGCCTCCACACTCCTGAATGAACACTAGTGAGAGATGTTGAAGTGATGTATTAGACACCAAAATCAAACCAAATGAGGGATATATCTTTTAGAAACAAGGTGCTCCATTACAGGTCCAGAGAAGTGTAGAAGTGATGCCACGGTGCACTGAAGCTATTCTGGTGGCTCGGCTTGTGGTGGTCCAATACTTCACTGAGTCGCTTTTTGTTACTCTTTTCCTGTTCCGTTATCTGCGTTGCTCTAGAAAGCCAATAAGTTCAATGCGAGATGATTCTCGGAGTTTGCTAACCCACGGACCCTGCTTTCTGATGACAGAgttgatgatggagatgattttccatcatgttttttttaaatcatgaacGCAATGAAAGAGTTTAGCAAGCGCTAACCTTATCCAATCTACCCCATCTGACAGTTAACTCCACTCAGAGCTTCGTTTCTTCAAAATAGTGATAATTACATAGGCAGGTATTAACGAGAGAGTAATTTTTACTTCACGAGTGTTATGactatatttattttaaggtAGCATAGCCTGCtttcaaaaagaaatatatatatatatatatatatatatgtactgttTCTTTACACTCTTTACAGACTGCCAGTGTTTCTTCATCGCTTGCAATGAACTGACAATTACTGAAGGGTGTGTGAGCAGAAatgtttaaaggtgcaatatGTAATTCTGAAAGTGTTTCTAGACATGTAATAATCACACAACTTACAGACATCGTCAAAAAACTGAGATTAGCATTACTGTCACGTGAAGAGTCTGGCTAGATTATTTATCTAAGGCTTCTGTTTTAGagttttctggcccagaaaaaTAGCTTCACCCCCAGCAAACAGAATCCTGATTTAATTCTTCCACATGgggcatacatacatatgtatgtatggttgGATAAAGTGAAGGTTTGtcaatatttcatttctattgcAACGCATTGAAAATAACAAACCGCTCCTTAATATTGGTGTAATTAAATGAGAGATGCAAGGCTTTTATGACAGTTAAAGGCTATCTAAAGGCTTAAATGACGTTATCTTAAAAGTACATCAGGTCGAGGTCCACACTAAGAGACAAGCGCTTGTCTGTTTCAAATCTGCTAATGATctttgaggggggaaaaaaaaaatcagatttaagACGTCTGCTCCCACAACCCCATAAATAACTACAGATTATACAGCTGATCAGGAAAATACAGAgcacaaatgagataaaatatacatatgaaCGAAGTCTCTTACACACCACAAAGCTTCTGCTTTCCTGCACTATAACCGACTTTGTCCGTTTACAGTAAATGCACTTCGACGTCCGTCAGCAAGACCGTGTGCTTGCGTGCGAAGAAAACGACCGATGTTATTTCTGGTTCTTGAGCAGCTCGTCGATTTGGGTCTTGTACATGTTCTTGACGTCCTCCAGGTCGAGCCGCAACTCCTCGGCCTCTTCCGCTTTCTCGCCATACATCTGCAGGATGGTGTTGTGTCTCTGCTCCAGGTCCTGAGGAGAGCAACACATACAAGCACGCCACAGTTCCCTTATCAGGGGTACGTAACTAGCATAAAAGCACCCTTTTGTGCTAGTTCACTGGGTCAGAGACCATCAGTATAAAAACCCTGTTGAAGAAGTTAGTacagtattcatttatttatttttaagtttctAAGTTTAAGATTATTTACATGTTCAgaagcaaaacaataaaaaatccACCGTTTAAGGCGCACGAGAGATTTGAAACAGACATGACGATATGTTACATGTAATATAACATTACGTGTCGGTTTTTCCAACAATTAAGAGTTTAAATCTCAAATGGACACATTCTGCTGGACACATGCACTATGTAGTGGACATGTATAGTGAACAGGGAGCCATTTGGGACTCCATTCACATTCATTTACACGTAAAGGCTGTTTTGCAAATCAGTGACAAAATGGCTGGACGCTTTACGTTCAGAGCAACTCCTCGTGCTTCTTCACTCTGAACTCACCTTGAGCTGCACTCTGAGCCTGGGGATCTCCTTCACTTTGGCCTCCAGCTCATCGTTCTGATTAGTCAGCCGCACCAGTTCTTCCGCCATCGCCGAGCGACTCCGCTCTAGATTTGAGATCTCCACCTACATCATGAGGGGGATTGATGTGAGATTCACACACAATGGACCAATATTAGGGAATTTCTGTAAGGGAAATTATATCTGAAGTTCTCTACACCTGAAGTCCACAGAGCAGAATTGACTTCGACGACCACTTTAAGatgaaaacagtgtgtgtgtgtgcgcgtgcaggGCTCTatagtgcgaccatttcactcgcatttgttactgaaaagtactttgcgCGACTgggaataaatatttattcgcaccgcaGTGAGTGACCTGTTTGGAGTTCTCCAAAAAgcatctacaccgcgcaacagttactttcacgctgcttttcatcacctcagtcaaccgaacaagtgtgtaaatactgcaaagaagccattatgatgaagagtaacactgtacatcatctgcttctctcaacttcccgatctcacaaaccgccatcttttattggtcccgcaaaatgacctgaacctgtgACCTGCACGTGTAGACACGgcggtaaattaataataacgctgacgctacaaggtgggtttaaattcaaacttctttattaaataattcctcaccaatcataatcaagagtagcaactgttcagtctgtaaacatacagtacgctACAGCTCTCCCTTCACCGACACTAACAGACagcgcattcacttcatttaaactcagggttgccagatatcaccagAAAAGTCAAGtacagtttccatgttttgattaaaCCCCCAAAATAACACAAtgttatcagcagacatggcaacactgtactgagggaaccgatctaaaacttataaacaatcaaaactaataaaatgtaaagacaggaAATGTgtttagttataaataaataatttaatataaaaaaaaaatagatattataataacttcataaaatataaatagaatgagaaattaaatgatgttttaatttcattgttttaattgcatttaatatcaatttgacattaaacttcgctatttccttagaaagctgtTAGCGTTTTTCCTAATTATGGATTatgcttgtgttagtctacttttaattaggactctttattgtttaagatatttacaaataaatattttatgtttgtttatttatcaattaaccaacagtatttctcattgctattatttaaattcaattaacagtgaccatgagcagagagcttacgtTTAAcggtttatgacagacctcctgattaaagcttaaacaaaaaaaaaagattggtatttGGATCGGTATCGGTTGTAAAagtcctgatcggagcatcagtaatgaacaccattaaactaaagcgctttgcatctgatgggtaaatgaactccCCCAAtaacatcctatatgagattattcagatatatacacaatacacacagagcggttcgagaactgactccagcccagaaccgtgacagtgggaagtgtctaatagtgtagctttaaatatatttaagaggagcagacttcaaacactgaacattgatgtttattgtatttgtttacaaggtggaacaggttaacgttttttttttttttttttttttgcagacagcctgtaaaatgaactgaaaatattacatttagtttatcagaaggtaaattaatttgtcatggctcacattagaattcctaaattctgtcataattgacaagctaaaattttctcatgcctacttgtgcgttatattgtggcacattaaatTTCTGTAATTAGGAGCGCTCCTACAATaaattgttaccgtagagccctggtgtgtgtgttgaggtagCTGGAGGTTACCTGGAGCTGTGTGATTTCCCCCTCCCGCAGTTTGAGCTGTGATTGCAGGTTCTCGACGATGCTGGAGCCTCCGCTGAGACGCGCCGCCTCGTACAGGCTGCTCCCACCGAGGGTCACGGAGGCGAACGAGTGATCCGGACAGTCCTCCTGCTTTCAcgacagcaaaaaaaacaaaaacttcagTAAATAACAAGAAATTACTAACAGCCTATACTTAAAAGGGACAGAATCGTGAACTTAAAGGTGAAGTGATACTAACATGATGCTAACACTCCTTGATATACGGTATCTAAGACTTAAAATAATAGATggtaaatttaaaataaatttttaaaaaataatcatttctaCTCCTTCCTGTAAATCTTAGCTGAAAATGTTTCTTTTCACACAATACCACTCTTCTTTAAAATGGTTTTTTTGATATGTATTGTTTTAATTGATGCTACTTTGGAGTGACCTGGGGTTTTCCAAAGGCGctattatatactgtaaactgaaccaacaaataaataaacaaacaaacaaacattgtttaatatgGCAAATTTGTTAATTACTTAGAAAATGCTAACTGAAACAAGTACTTGAAATTCCACTTCACACCAAAAAGTCCTTTCGACCGTGGTGAAGGCGTTTTAAATGAGACAAAAGTTGCGAAAGTAC
This region includes:
- the eogt gene encoding EGF domain-specific O-linked N-acetylglucosamine transferase, producing the protein MPLFLLFTLCTCSGAIGDPQPLLNYSSLNLPDLHVPYFLHSNTHVAKVCGDDPLCPFKDALSQTQSCWGYEKGCLPEHRFSFPICPSVDSAWARSLQAAQEIFWKQADFGYVKERLSEMKTLCQPLTPGESSLKCTSHLRYCRATNLYLDLRKPRRGHERYNEDFLQKGEVGGRCRLNSGALGAEGQHKSPLQSWFAELQTYTELDFHPVDDGRCDIIIERPTVFMKLDAGVNMYHHFCDFVNLYISQHLNNSFSRDINIVMWDTSFYGYGDLFSETWRAFSDYDIIHLKTYDTKRVCFRDAFFSLLPRMRYGLFYNTPLISNCHSEGMFRAFSQHVLHRLNISQEGPKEDRIRVTLLARSTEYRRILNQQELINALKTVALFEVKLVDYKYKDMLFLEQIRVTHNSDIFIGMHGAGLTHLLFLPDWAVIFELYNCQDESCYRDLARLRGVHYLTWQKADKVFPQDKGHHPTLGDHPKFTNYTFDPKEFMRLVMLAADHVRRHRAWRSTQGRDEL